The Myxococcus guangdongensis genome includes the window CGTGGGCTTCATCCCCCGGACCGGAGGTGAAGAACAGGGTATTGGTGGGCTGGTTCTGAAGTCCGTTGCCGAAGCTCAGCGCCCACAGGCCTTCAATCACGAGGGGCTGCCCGTTCGTGCCTTGGAGTTGCGCGTCGAGCGCGCCCGTCACCGTGTCATAGGCATTGATGGTCCCATCGCCGAAGTTGCCCACCAGCAGCCGTCCGGCGAACCGCCCGAAGGACGCGGGCGCCACGGCCATCCCCCAGGGGGCGTTCAGGTTGCCCTGGGAAATCAGCCTGCGGATGAATCGACCATTCGCATCGAAGACGTTGACGTAGCCCAGGCCCGCGCCCGGCACATCGTCCTTGTACTGCGCATCCTGCTGCGCATAGCTCACGTAGATGTCGCCGTTGATGTTCTGGATGCCGAACGGGGCATAACCCGCGGGCAGGGAGGGGTCCGCGAAACTCCCGGCGAGCGTCGCCGGCGCGAACGTGCTGTCGAAGACATCCACCTTCGCCTTGGAGAAGTTGGTGGCGTACAGGTAGGTGCCCGTGCCATTGGTCGCCAGGGCCAGCCCCTTGTAGACAGCCCCCGAGCCGGAGTTGTCCACCGTGATGACCGCGTTGACGGGGTCAGCGGCGGGGGCCCACGCGGCGACGACGCCTTGCTCCGTGACGAAGATGAAGCGGGCGGGCCCGCTGGCGGTGCCCTGCTTCACGACGAAGCCCTCGGAGCCGCTGAAGACGATTCCCGTGGGGCTCGAGGGAGCCATGGCTCCAGCGGGTACGGGCACGGTCACCACGAGCGGCTGCGCGTTGCCGTCCCCGTCATAGAGCGTCGAGACGCCCGAGCCGTTGTCCGCCACCCAGGCAAAGCCAAACGGATTGAAGGCGAGCCCCCAGCCGTTGACGATGTTCGGGTCCACGTGTTCCGCGGGCACGGCGCCGTCGGAAACGAGGTTGCGCTGGGCATAGGTATTGGGCAGCTCCCCTGGGGCCTGGGCCGCGGCGATGCCGGGCACCGAGGCCACGACCAGAGACAATCCCAGCGTATATCGCCCCCACCCGCGGCTCTGCGTACGAGTCGACGAAGCCTTCATGTCATCCCCCGTTGAGTGTGTTCCACCGAGACGTTCTCGTCTGACTGGAACGTGAGAGGCGGTGCGGGGTCCCGCAATCTGCCTTTTCATGCAGGGGAGTGATGCATGGGTTTCAATGCCGGGTTCTGAACGCGGCGGTCCGAGGGAGCCCAGGCGGGCTTCCCCACGGACAGGGCCGCCGGGCGTCCTCCCCAGGCTGTCAGGCGGAGCCGATGCTCGCCAGCGCCTGGAGCGCATCGTCCGGCAGCTCGAGGTGGGCGGCGGCGAGATTCTCGCGCAGGTGCGCGACGGACGAGGTGCCGGGAATCAAGAGGATGTTGGGCGAGCGGCGCAGGAGCCACGCGAGCGCGACCTGCATGGGCGTGGCACCCAGGCGCGCGGCGACGTCGGACAGGGTCGACGATTGCAGCGGGGTGAAGCCACCGAGCGGGAAGAACGGCACATAGGCGATGCCCTCGCGGGCGAGTTCGTCGACCAGCGCATC containing:
- a CDS encoding TIGR03118 family protein — translated: MASVPGIAAAQAPGELPNTYAQRNLVSDGAVPAEHVDPNIVNGWGLAFNPFGFAWVADNGSGVSTLYDGDGNAQPLVVTVPVPAGAMAPSSPTGIVFSGSEGFVVKQGTASGPARFIFVTEQGVVAAWAPAADPVNAVITVDNSGSGAVYKGLALATNGTGTYLYATNFSKAKVDVFDSTFAPATLAGSFADPSLPAGYAPFGIQNINGDIYVSYAQQDAQYKDDVPGAGLGYVNVFDANGRFIRRLISQGNLNAPWGMAVAPASFGRFAGRLLVGNFGDGTINAYDTVTGALDAQLQGTNGQPLVIEGLWALSFGNGLQNQPTNTLFFTSGPGDEAHGLYGRIDAPAVTTTGTHQPRALHR